In Stomoxys calcitrans chromosome 2, idStoCalc2.1, whole genome shotgun sequence, the following proteins share a genomic window:
- the LOC106083090 gene encoding LOW QUALITY PROTEIN: probable cytochrome P450 9f2 (The sequence of the model RefSeq protein was modified relative to this genomic sequence to represent the inferred CDS: substituted 1 base at 1 genomic stop codon) gives MXFEILIFTSVLLYLLYRASTANHDFFKKRGIPFAKPIPFLGNFWEMLMGGRSMLNVLYDIYNEHNGKVYGVFDQSHPVLMIKDPELIKQITVKDFDHFVNHRTFPNADHTKHLFAASLFMMQDNKWKDMRSTLSPAFTGSKMRSMFQLMNEVAQHTLTHLKSQTELKSPQGLELEIKDFITRYTNDIIASTAFGLQVNSFTDADNEFYSSGKIMTTFTLKQGLTFFLFGYFSKIMNFFNIDLFDRKSTNYFMRLVLDTMKYRQQHNIFRPDMINILMEARGMLKGHDKITNREWTDIDIVGQCFLFFFAGFETSSSLSYFTIHELMENPDIQEKLFEEVEEVNRQLNGQPPTYEAIMEMKYMDMVLKESLRKWPPATVVDRKCNKDITYDLDDGMKVELKKGDGVWLPIAALHRDPKYFENPTKFDPERFSEENKDAINQFAYMPFGVGPRNCIGSRFALLETKVLVYYLLREFKFEKASKTCIPLELKASGLQLAAKNGFWIKFVPRL, from the exons AtgtgatttgaaattttgatttttacatCGGTGTTGTTGTATCTGCTGTATCGTGCCAGCACTGCCAATCATGACTTTTTCAAGAAGCGCGGCATACCTTTTGCCAAACCCATAccatttttgggtaatttttgggAAATGTTGATGGGAGGCAGATCAATGTTGAATGTATTGTACGACATCTATAATGAACATAACGGAAA AGTCTATGGCGTTTTCGATCAAAGCCATCCGGTTTTAATGATAAAAGACCCCGAATTAATTAAGCAAATTACGGTTAAAGATTTCGATCATTTTGTAAATCATCGCACATTTCCAAATGCCGATCATACCAAGCATCTATTCGCAGCCTCGTTGTTCATGATGCAGGATAACAAATGGAAGGATATGCGTAGTACATTGAGTCCTGCCTTTACGGGTAGTAAAATGCGTTCCATGTTTCAGCTAATGAATGAAGTGGCGCAGCATACTCTAACACATCTAAAGTCACAGACAGAACTTAAAAGTCCCCAAGGTTTGGAACTggaaattaaggattttataacaCGTTACACCAATGACATCATAGCCTCAACTGCCTTTGGCCTGCAGGTTAACTCTTTTACGGATGCGGATAATGAATTCTATAGTTCGGGTAAAATCATGACAACATTTACCCTCAAACAAGGATTGACATTTTTCCTCTTTGGATATTTTTCCAAGATAATGAAT TTTTTCAACATTGACCTATTCGATAGGAAGTCCACGAATTATTTCATGCGTTTGGTATTGGATACCATGAAATATCGCCAGCAGCACAATATCTTCAGACCGGATATGATCAATATCTTAATGGAGGCTAGAGGCATGCTCAAAGGCCATGATAAGATCACAAATCGCGAATGGACCGATATTGATATTGTGGGTCAATGTTTTCTGTTCTTCTTTGCCGGTTTCGAAACCTCCTCCTCGCTGTCATATTTTACCATACATGAATTGATGGAAAATCCTGATATACAAGAGAAGCTTTTTGAGGAAGTTGAAGAAGTTAATCGGCAGTTAAATGGTCAACCCCCCACCTATGAGGCCATTATGGAAATGAAATACATGGACATGGTCTTAAAGGAATCTCTAAGAAAGTGGCCCCCTGCTACAGTAGTTGATCGCAAATGCAATAAGGATATCACCTATGATTTGGACGATGGCATGAAAGTAGAGTTGAAGAAAGGTGATGGTGTTTGGCTGCCCATTGCAGCTCTACATAGAGATCCCAAATATTTTGAGAATCCTACAAAATTTGATCCCGAACGTTTTAGTGAGGAAAATAAGGATGCGATAAATCAATTTGCTTATATGCCATTTGGTGTGGGACCACGCAATTGCATTG GTTCTCGCTTTGCCTTGTTGGAGACCAAGGTCTTGGTTTATTATCTATTGCGGGAGTTCAAGTTTGAAAAGGCATCGAAGACCTGCATTCCTTTAGAACTAAAGGCTTCTGGATTGCAGTTGGCTGCTAAAAACGGATTTTGGATTAAATTTGTACCCAGATTGTAA
- the LOC106083123 gene encoding probable cytochrome P450 9f2 — MWLELLILSSVLLYLLYRASTANHDFFKKRGIPFAKPIPFVGNFWEILMGGRSALHVFSEIYNEHNGKVYGIFDQNQPIFMIKDPELIKQITVKDFDHFVNHRTFGNADDTKDLFAASLFMMHDGKWKDMRSTLSPAFTGSKMRSMFQLMNEVAQHTLTHLKSLPEVNSPQGLELEIKDFITRYTNDIIASTAFGLQVNSYRDADNEFYRSGKTMTTFTFKQGLKFFLFGYFGKLMSLLKIELFDKKSSNYFMRLVLDAMRYRQEHNIFRPDMINMLMEARGMLKGHDKITNREWTDVDIVGQCFLFFFAGFETSSSLSCFTIHELMENPDIQEKLFEEIEEVNQQLNGQPPTYEAIMEMKYMDMVLKESLRKWPPATVVDRKCNEDITYDLEDGMKLELKKGDGVWLPIAALHRDAKYFENPTKFDPERFSEENKDAINQFVYLPFGVGPRNCIGSRFALLETKVLVYYLMRDFKFEKASKSCIPLEVKASGFQLAAKDGFWIKFVPRV, encoded by the exons ATGTGGTTAGAGTTGTTGATTTTGTCATCGGTGCTATTGTATCTGCTGTATCGCGCGAGCACTGCCAATCATGACTTCTTTAAGAAACGCGGCATACCCTTTGCAAAACCCATACCATTTGTGggtaatttttgggaaattttgatgGGCGGAAGATCGGCGTTGCATGTATTTTCCGAAATCTATAATGAACATAATGGGAA AGTCTATGGCATCTTCGATCAGAaccaaccgatttttatgataaaAGATCCCgaattaattaaacaaattaCGGTCAAGGATTTCGATCATTTTGTAAATCATCGCACATTCGGAAATGCCGATGATACAAAGGATCTGTTCGCAGCCTCATTGTTCATGATGCACGATGGCAAATGGAAGGATATGCGTAGCACATTGAGTCCTGCCTTTACGGGTAGTAAAATGCGTTCCATGTTTCAGTTAATGAATGAAGTGGCTCAGCATACTCTAACACATCTAAAGTCACTGCCAGAAGTTAATAGCCCTCAAGGTTTGGAACTggaaattaaggattttataacaCGTTACACTAATGACATCATAGCCTCAACTGCCTTTGGTCTGCAGGTGAATTCATATAGGGATGCGGATAATGAATTCTATAGATCGGGTAAAACCATGACAACATTTACCTTCAAACAAggattgaaatttttcctatttgGATATTTTGGAAAGCTAATGAGT ttattGAAGATAGAACTATTCGATAAGAAGTCCTCAAATTATTTCATGCGTTTGGTTTTGGATGCCATGAGATATCGTCAAGAGCACAATATCTTCAGACCGGATATGATCAATATGCTGATGGAGGCTAGAGGCATGCTTAAAGGCCATGATAAGATCACAAATCGCGAGTGGACCGATGTTGATATTGTGGGTCAATGTTTTCTGTTCTTCTTTGCCGGTTTCGAAACCTCCTCATCGCTGTCATGTTTTACCATACATGAATTAATGGAAAATCCTGATATACAAGAGAAACTTTTTGAGGAAATTGAAGAAGTTAATCAGCAGTTAAATGGTCAACCTCCCACCTATGAGGCCATTATGGAAATGAAATACATGGACATGGTCTTAAAGGAATCTCTAAGAAAGTGGCCCCCTGCTACAGTAGTTGATCGCAAATGCAATGAGGATATCACCTATGATTTGGAGGATGGCATGAAATTGGAGTTGAAGAAAGGTGATGGTGTTTGGCTGCCCATTGCAGCTCTACATAGAGATGCCAAATATTTCGAGAATCCTACAAAATTTGATCCCGAACGATTTAGTGAGGAAAATAAGGATGCGATAAATCAATTTGTTTACTTGCCATTTGGTGTGGGACCACGCAATTGCATTG gTTCTCGCTTTGCTTTGCTGGAGACCAAGGTCCTGGTTTATTATCTAATGCGTGATTTCAAGTTTGAGAAGGCTTCAAAGAGCTGCATTCCTTTGGAAGTAAAAGCTTCTGGATTCCAATTGGCTGCTAAAGATGGTTTCTGGATTAAATTTGTACCCAGAGTGTAA